gttttatactatataaacctctccccattactggtaataaagaaaggttttgtgattataattattttgagtaattaccaatagtgtccactgcctttaaacacatttttatttatttatggttacagcaaaataaaaatattatattaatatCATGGCACACTAGACCAATATATCTTGAAATGTCCACAAACATTGTGTGCAATCAGAGGATTATTCATAAAGTAAAGCACATTCAATGTGAATGGTAAATAAATTTGTACAGATGCTTCCGACACGAAAAGCAAAATAAACGTTGCAAATTGTCTCTACGAACAAAAATCTTTCTCTTTACAATATGAAGAGCTTACATTATTCACAATATAAGGTGATTTTGTATCACTTACTTAACAATTAAtacatggaaaggtttgcggttacaccatgtaatgactatttctaatgagttggggagGTTCTGAAAAGACCCGCTGGTCAGCTACAAACATTGTTTTGGTCGAGTTGTTACAATATCAATAGactttaaacacaaaaaaaacaatcaaactatTGTGTTTCAATCTTTATAGTTATAATAATGTTATAATTCATTTTATACTATTTCATGATTAGCTTGATTGAGTTGATGCAATATcaagaaacacaaaacaatcaaactatTGTGTTTCAATCTTTATAGTTATTATAATGTTATAATTCATTTTATACTATTTCATGATTAGCTTGGTTGAGTTGATGCAACATcaagaaacacaaaacaatcaaactatTGTGTTTCAATCTTTATAGTTATAATAATGTTATAATTCATTTTATACTATTTCATGATTAGCTTGGTTGAGTTGATGCAACATcaagaaacacaaaacaatcaaactatTGTGTTTCAATCTTTATAGTTATAATAATGTTATAATTCATTTTATACTATTTCATGATTAGCTTGGTTGAGTTGATGCAACATcaagaaacacaaaacaatcaaactatTGTGTTTCAATCTTTATAGTTATAATAATGTTGTAATTCATTTTATCCCATTTCATGAATACCTCGTTGTCTATTGGCTAAAAACCTTGCCTGGTCGAGTTGTTGCAGTATAAAGAAActttacacacaaaaatcaatacattttttgtgtttCAATCTTTATATAGTTAAAGCTTATACATCCATATTACACTTTTTCAAGACTAAAATATTACACTTGGACGAGTTGTAAGGGTAATAATTACAATTGTATAATTTCCTTTGATTAATCTAACCATAGTAATGATAATGTACAGATAAATCACCATAATTTATCATTATTCTTCAATGCAATACAAAAATGAACCTAAATTTTTATTACCATGATTTGTTTGTTGAGTTGCAGAAAAAAACTAAGAAtggtgcggccattttgtttcccCCCTATGTAAAAGGCCACACCAAAATCAATCAGTAAACAGTCAGGCCCCTTTAGGCTACTAAAACATATAGCACTTGTTACTGTTGTTGCAGAATAGGAACATGACCAAAAAGGTGGCAGCATCATGGAAGGTCTCTACTGAGTTGTTACACTGATAACTGATATGCAAAATATACCTTTCTTCTTTTATAAAATAATCTCTATGGAATTGAAATACATTTATCCCAATTGCAGTAggataataaaattaaaaattactttgctaatttgaactcttgATTGTCTTAATTCGTGTGCTTAcgattagcagcgctatgatGAAATTGAAATCACACAGTAATAACAAAATCAGCCgcaaagcagctctataaaaccgAGCCCTGGAGAGACGAAGCCACACCCTTGCCTCATGTGTGACCAGTTTTTTGCACATGTGATTGATTGAATGTGTGAACTCCTACACAAAGCTTATATCAGTACCAATATTTAGCGGTAGAGTAACAGGTACATTATAATTGGTCAATTCATCCTCACTTGTGATTGGCAGGTATCCAAGCATCTCCATGACATCACCACATTTCCTCTCAATGTCCTTGACCTCTTTAAAACTCAGCAAACTGCGCCAATGCATCGAAGCCTCCGATGAGTTCTTCTTAGTGCTGAAAGTGTTTGTACTTTTACTTGTGTTCTCCTGGGTGTTTGTCTTAACCCATTGGGTCACCTCAGGTTGCATGGGAAGCCCAAGAAAGTCATAGATGTCTTGCGTTAAGCGGAATGGATCTGCAGCTAAATCCTCATATCGGATGAGCTTATAGCGCCCTCGAAGCCATTCCGGCCTCTGCAATGCGAGTGGTACCGTTTTTCGCATCCACCGGCACAATTTGTGAACCGTGTTGAATTTAAAATTGTCTGGGTCATGCTCCAATAGTTTAAGATTATCCAACGTACAGTCCTTGGCAGGAATTTTTTTCCGCGGGCAGTAATAGCCCTTTCTGGAGTTTGCTGTACCGCGTGGATCTCTGATGAGATGTATTATTTTGACGTTGAGTTTGTCATTGGTTATAAGAGGCTGGACAGTGTCCAGGTCAGCACGGATTAATTTCATGGCCATGTTGCCCTTGTGCTGCCGACAGCTCTGAACTAACATACCGGGGACGACTTCTGCGCAGCCAGATGTAGCCTTGCATATCCCATGGAGGGTTGTACTCTTTGCCTTCCCGATGGACCACttgtacatgtcatgcatgaACTCCGTTGGGAATGTACAGTGAGCGAGCTTACCGAGAAGACCTCTCATGGCTACATTCATCTTGTTGGGTGTCATCAATCCCATTTTGACCATGCTGTCCGTCGCGTGGAGCGGCTCAAACAGATACATCAATTGTTGATTTTGGTTGAAGATTTCCCCAAGGAGCGTAGAGCCAGTTCGCATTCTGGCGAGGACAATGACTTTCAGGCCCTGATGCAGGTTACTCACTCTCCTAGGGTCTTTCCAAGGGTTGGTACCTTTGTTGACTAATGTGGCATTTGTTTGATTGAAGATCTCTCTTTGGTGAACCATATCCATGGTGTCTAGTACCTCAATCGGAACCGCATTCAAGGTTTTATTAACGAACCTTGTGGAATGATTGCTTCCCAAGAGTCCCCTGGCCACAGGCGTCTCCAAAGGCCTGTGGCTCAATCTCACCATGTGATGCGAAAGAACTTGGGTGTAGGTTAGTATAGAAAGAAGTACGAGAGAACAGGCCACCATTACGTACACAAATCCACGGTTCATGGAGTACATGGTTTACACGTTGCAGGAAAATCACAATCTAGATACCTCAGTGGTTTTTAGTACAGCACAGTACTGACTTGAACATGAGAGTGAAAACAGAATCActgtaaatgaataaataaacaaaagtatAGTCTGACTTTGCCAAAAATCCCTAGAGTAACATTTGACTTCCTTTAGACTTCAGAGCGCTGTGTTGCCTTGAGTTTGATGACCTCAAACCTGGCCTGACTCATTCCCACACGGACACAATGCCACAGGAAATCAAGCAGTAAGACTTAGTCAGATCTCAACCAGCTTACAAAGTCAGATCGACACCCCACAGGTCTGAAATACCTAAATTGTGACGATGGCAGTGAAAACTTAATAACCCGGTCTTTGTCAACATGGATAGTTAAGGCTCTCTTTGAATTTATTTAGGACATGATCAGGCTAATTAGAGAACCAAATACACCATATCTTGCACTAACTCATGTATCCGTCGGGTCAAACCCGATAATATCAACGTCCCACACTTCCTAGAGCTTAATCATTTGGCTTCACTCACAAAGTGCTACGATGCCCTTATATGGGACGAATGTGTCAGTTTCATGCGTAAGAGCTAAACCAACaaagtttgtaaataacaaATTGAATGTAACGATCCCTTTGTgcttcaaaattatttcatcTTATTATCGGCAAGAACTGGCAGGGATGAAAATACATGTATCTAACTCAACCCATTTTGAACAAGCCTTTTATTGAGTAAAtttgactttttttaaatatcaaaaaATTGGTGTGGACCCCAACTATTTGAAAACttgcccagtcagtttcctttgtggttaaTTACctgatacaaaataaatatcttTAAAACTAGATCTCTAAACAGTGAAGATAAAAAAAAGCATGgaataatttgcaaattttATGGGATTTATATGCAAATAAGTGGCAAAAATTTGGCAGATTGGAGTTGCTATAATACTCTCAACTTTTCCTACTTAACTACAGGTAGAAAACTGATGaaatttactttatttttgttttaaaaaattacatgACTTTCTGGACTCCTATGATTGATGAGTGATATAACAAAATTCTTCGGCAAGAAATGGCAAAACAAGTTTGCACTTAAAACTTGAGTATGAGATGATcttgatttaaaaataaaacctcaTGGAGGTATAATATTTGTAAAACTTTCCCAAAAGCCTACAGAGTTGGCACAGTCTTGAAATGGCAAAACAGGTTGCGCTAAAAACCTTAGTTTGAGATtatctttatttaaaaataacctAATGCAGGTGTAAAGTTTGTAAAACTTTTTCCCCTTTCCCGGAGCCTTGccttttaaaaagttgtttaaaaatgCTTTCTTCCTCTGTTCTTTTGGTAAACACAACTCAAAACCGTATTTGGAACATGTGTGCTGAGTTTCCCTTTTCCAGCTAAGAATAGCaccaactggaagtatcaaCACCTCACTTCCAAGATCTTTAACCCAGGCGGTATGTACAGACAAACACCAAAGATGTAGGTCACGGTAATGGCCACAGAGTCGTGTCAAGTTTACTCAGTGTTTTTGGTCTGAAAACGAATACCAGGCTTAAAGACTCGTTAGCAGTGTGACCTGGTCTTCACAGTATGATGTCCTCAGTACCTCATAACCTTGATGTCACTGTGAGATGTCCTTAGCGTCCTCTGCTCTAGCTGTCCCTCTGTGCTGCACAACTAGCCCTCAGTGAGTGGTAGCTCCATGTTTTGATGGTCATTTGAGCAGTGAAAGTGAACCTGTCTGGCTGGGATTACCTTTATTGTTCAGTACCTTTCATCTGGGACTGAGACTCGTTGTGAGATGGTACAGTTTTTCAAACTCCATAGTGCATAATTTTCACTTCACAAAGTTCCTCAGAGTAGAATATGGTCTCAACATCCAAAGACCTGAAATCTTGCTACCTGCaggatgaaaacaaaacaaaaacgataTTTTAAAGTCTCCTCCATACACTTAGTTAAGGTTGGCCCAAATTCACACAGGCTCAAAGTATTAAAGAGGCCTGCTGAAGGTTTTTTAATTTAGAACCATAATAATGTAGCCCTTCGCCTCTGTGCCCTTTTAAATACCAGGTAAATGAGATAGCATGTGGTTCGTGCCAATACTGAAAATTTTCATACTGAGCCGCTGGCATGATTCCAAAAAGGAACCAACGAGTTATTATTAGTTCACTTAGTTTCACTTACATCATGTATAAAACATGTAACTAATTTTTCCCGTGTTCATATTATGGACTCTTGAAAAATAAGATAATCACATAGCTGAAATTTTACTTTAGAGCTTAAATCTTAGAAAGCATCTGTGCACTCATAAAGGTGTGCACTGGTCTTAAAGCCCTACATATTTATGAACTTAAGATATCGTGAACTTATCCAGTGAGTACAGTTTGCCTTCCTCACAGCAAGGAGTAACTTTTTAAGACCTTGATCAATGGTCACACGTATAAGCATGAATTGtgagcaaaagaaaaaaaaggcttaACTATTGCTCTCTTTCCTTCAGGAAACTGGCTGATAAACAAACACCTTTGGTGTGTTcacctcacttggtgtatctcaacatatgcacaaaataaaaaacctgtgcaaatttgaactcaattggccgtcgtagttgcgagataataatgaaagaaaaaacacccttgttcaaATTCGGAAAAAGATCTGTGTACACACCAGACACATGTAGCTCTAACACTAACAGATGGAACAGATGAAAACAGTCTTGAAACTGGCTGAAACTACTACAAGGGTGTTACCGCAACACAAATATatgttgatacatgtagctcaccatgcaatgcctcaaatgatAGTCTTGACCTACTATTACTAACATGTATACAATTTACTTTTCacagaattacatgtacatgtacgtacttgTAGAGTAGGAAGAATAACTCACTACACTGTACAAGTGTTTTGTACACTGTTATAAACAATTTCTCATCCTGCAAACAAATAGTAAGTGGCCTTACATGTCGACCCtgacagagtctttctctttctttgagaaagattctgctagggTCAACACATCAATTCCAAAGCACAAGGtacaaattaaagacactggacaccttcgataattgtcaaagaccggtcacctcacttggtgtatctcaacatatatgcacaacataaaaaacctgtgaaaattgaactcaattggccgtcatagttgcgagataataatggggggTTGTAAAATCTCACGCATACATGTAGCTGGCCTCTGAACTTGGCATCTCTGTCAATTGGGTTATCATTCTTCCAGCAGTACATTACATGTAATGAATGCAGGCAGGGTAAAATGGTAATGCAAAGACCAATAAGTCACAACCTTGGTCTTCTGACCTAtgctgtattctcacttggccaATGGAAACAAATTCTAACTGAAGGTCACAAGTTCATAGGATGTATTTCACAAGAACCTGATGTCTTGCCTACAACAAAGTGAACTGGTGCATTCAAGGGGGATTCCGTAACAGTTCCCACATCAAATCAGTAAGTAGTGCAAGAACCACCATTTGTACATGTTAtactgcaaaaacaaaaagtctCTTAGTAGAACTCAAGCCCTTGTGTCAGTATATGAATGTCACTGTCAGTGTCATACTAATACTATATTGACTACTTATTTTGAATGTATGTGATCATCTGAATGACTGTACAGTACATTTATAATCCACCTTCATTGAGGtcatccagccaccatcttagaggtaaaacggtGATGAAACAATCAGACAgacacagatttgtacgcgcggcgcacaggactggccaatgaacaacctccttttgacctctaggtgagggtgcCCTACTGAAATGGCGTCATGTGCATGAGGTCTATTATAATAGCATTGTAACCATAGTCTATAGAGAAAGAACCATTCTCTATGGTATAAACAAGCAATATGGACACCAGTTGTCCTTTACAGTACAGGGACACCAatgcagccaatttcacaaaatttcacaaaatgctaggatAAATCATATCTTGAGTTAGTATGAGTAActtttaggatgggttcaatgcgttctcaCACctatggatacagaacttaactggtcctaagtcctaagattaatcctaagttaggaagagacAGTCTAGTTTGGtgaaaatcgacggcaggggcATAAACCCTATTCACACAACAGAAATTTAACTGGGGGGACCCTTGCTTTactttagcatggttgtaaaatgtagcaatgttttacattattttgcAAGGACAGTAGacataaaattttacaaccttaccatgctacaatttagcaagggtcccttacTAAAGTGACAGAGGCTACAGATGCAATTGCTTCCATGAAGTATAGGCCTAAACTAAATGTACACAAGCTAGTCTCTATGTTTACAAACCATACCAAACCAACAGCGATTATTGTCTATTGCTGTAATGACTTAATGTTGATATTGCCACCTACTCTGTACACATGTAACAGAAGAATCAATAGAGCAAACAAAAATTGGAAAATAAACTGGAAAATTTATCAGgcatttgtaaatttgtatccCTCGATGACAATACAATTTCCTGTTTATTGCCAAGTCCTGTTACAATCATCCAATCATCAAGAGCTAACCAGTTCACCTGATGCCAGCCATGGTGCCACTGTTGACACACAATACAGTGCCCACGCAGTAACTGTATTCTTCTTACCCCGATGTAAAGTTTATCATAATTGTATCTATCTTGTTACAGTGCAACTTAGCGGGAGACACCAGATGGCGTTATTGACTGCATGTTGTGTATGTAAATTGTGTGCATTTTAAACGCTGTGTGTGCGTTAAAATGCACATCTGTGGGTGCATTTTATTTTCCAAAATGGCAGGGCTTAGCCATTTGACAAGTTAGTTCAAGAAGGGGTAAAAACTTGAAAGATTAGTCGATAGAGGATGAGAGttattctttgtttgtttgtttgtttgtttgttgggatgttgggctgtttgtttgtttgtttgtttgtttgtttgtttgtttgtttgtttagatgtcCATTGCTGAACTGGCATTACATATTTTTAGACATCCTATCTAAATGTAAGGCCTGATGAGCCGAGGGCAAGGCATATTTTCCCTGGGCTAGAATATAGGgaaacaatttgtttctactggaacatctcaaagggcaccaaggcaacgacaGTGGGCATGCTTATTTAAATGCAAAGTTGGACAACAGAGCTCACTTCAAAATTCTGGCAAAAAACCATGACACATCTAGATCTCCCTTCATCCCACTGCTTAATTTTGACATTTCAGATTAATTCCGACAGGTCGTATCAGATACGTGGGTGCCTGGTTCCATCACATtatcataaaaaatatatgattctcTATCCATAGCTATCAACACTTGTTTTATACTAGTTCAGTACATGAGACAGACCCAAACTACATACAGGGCTCAAACAAGCTATAGTATGGCGCCTCTAATGACACAATAAATCAATCCCATTGCTCATTATAGCACATAAATGCCAACGAATGATGTAATGATCTTGTTTTGGGCACAATTTCCGAGATTCTGTTCTTAATGGGGAACAACATCAGTTGTTCAGTATAAGATTACCCACATTttaggttggggggggggggggttgaaaacTGCATTTAGAGGAGTATTTAGGGTTTGGCTTTTAGTTAAGTGTCATACGCGGCAACGATTCATAGTATTTTTATGCAATTCGCTTTTAAAAAGCC
The sequence above is a segment of the Asterias amurensis chromosome 12, ASM3211899v1 genome. Coding sequences within it:
- the LOC139944946 gene encoding carbohydrate sulfotransferase 1-like; translated protein: MYSMNRGFVYVMVACSLVLLSILTYTQVLSHHMVRLSHRPLETPVARGLLGSNHSTRFVNKTLNAVPIEVLDTMDMVHQREIFNQTNATLVNKGTNPWKDPRRVSNLHQGLKVIVLARMRTGSTLLGEIFNQNQQLMYLFEPLHATDSMVKMGLMTPNKMNVAMRGLLGKLAHCTFPTEFMHDMYKWSIGKAKSTTLHGICKATSGCAEVVPGMLVQSCRQHKGNMAMKLIRADLDTVQPLITNDKLNVKIIHLIRDPRGTANSRKGYYCPRKKIPAKDCTLDNLKLLEHDPDNFKFNTVHKLCRWMRKTVPLALQRPEWLRGRYKLIRYEDLAADPFRLTQDIYDFLGLPMQPEVTQWVKTNTQENTSKSTNTFSTKKNSSEASMHWRSLLSFKEVKDIERKCGDVMEMLGYLPITSEDELTNYNVPVTLPLNIGTDISFV